DNA sequence from the Acipenser ruthenus chromosome 8, fAciRut3.2 maternal haplotype, whole genome shotgun sequence genome:
CTTATCAGGGTTTGAACCTAATGACAAAGTTAGCATATAAGTAAATATCAATTCCTGTACATTGGTTTGTGCGGGTATACTGTACAGGGTATATGTATTCTATGGGAAAGCATATTGTCAGCATGCTTATTGCACAGCAAACCTATAGACAGTAGTTAATACCTAATGTTTCAAGAGCACTTTAACATGGTCTCATGATTGATCTGTATACAGCTCACATGCCTCACTTACCATAGAGAGACTGGATCCCTCGAACATCATCCCGAGGGAGAGCGTAGTTGCTGGTGTCTGTGTAGCTGTAGATGGGATACATCAAGGCACCGGGATCCTGGGAATGAGATAGTCCAAGAGCATGGCCAAACTCGTGAGCAGCCACGAGGAACAGGTTATACCCTAAAAGCAACAGGTGGGAACAAGTGAGCTGCATATATTCTTATCCACAACTTCAACAAGCACAATAGAAGAAGACGGCACAAGACGCAATATTGGTCTGCTTGATCaggttttaataatgtttttatacCTTGATTCTAATCTATTTTACCTAACACAGTCATTTGAGCATTTTCTAAAGAACACAATCAAATCTACGTTTAAGCATCTGAAAATATGAATGACTTTGTTGTGCAACATTAGAGCCTTATGGTAAAGAACGTGTCTCCACTGTTTAAAGCAGTTACATCACTTGTGTGTTTTCACTGAGATTGTTGTCTTTCTGAAAGGCTTACCAGCTGATCCAACAGAAAAGGTTTCATCTTCGTCAAAATGAGTGTCGCCTCCGATGCCGGCTGCAGGTGCAAAAGCGTGAGCCAAAGTGCCTTCAGGACCATCAAAGGGATAGAAGTCACCGTGGTCTGGAAGGCAATTCAAACATCTTTTCAAACTCCTCTTTGCCAATCTTTCTCACAAGTACAGTATTGACCAACTGATTGGTCACTTTATAACTGGATTAGACACCGCCATGAATTGTGATACAGATGGGGTTGATCATGTTAACAGTGTACCAGAAatgggaaaggcaaagatctaacagcattatgggaaaggcaaagatctaacagcattaTGGGAAAGGCAAATGTCTAACAGCATTatgggaaaggcaaagatctcTCATCATTTTGAAAGAGGCATGATAGTGGGCTCATGTTGAGCCAGTGACACAGTAGCAAGTTTACCTCGAGCTCCAAAGGAGATCCTTATATCAGCCGTGCCTCTGGTGAGTCTTGTGAACTTCAGTGGGGTCACCTTGCTCCACACTTGAAAAGCTTTCTCGATTGCTTTGTTGACATCAGAATGAGACATATCCGGTGTGTAGTTCTCAATCCTGgaaaattaatcaaaataaacataaagcacagtacagtaattaACCAAGCCAGCTGCTGTTTCACCTGTCTCTTTAGAGCAGCTGTTTCCAGTCGTTCAATGAGTTTAAGAGATAAGTTCAATTTCCTGTATGTGAGGCTGTTTGACCTGTCTCTTTAGAGCAGCTGTTTCCAGTCGTTCAATGAGTTTAAGAGATAAGTTCAATTTCCTGTATGTGAGGCTGTTTGACCTGTCTCTTTAGAGCAGCTGTTTCCAGTCGTTCAGTGGGTTTAAGAGATGAGTTCAATTACCTATATGTGAGTCTGTTTGACCTGTCTCTTTAGAGTAGCTGTTTCCAGTCGTTCAGTGGGTTTAAGAGATGAGTTCAATTACCTGTATGTGAGGCTGTTTGTTGGCCACTTCAGACCTCCTGGGAAGGTTGAGTACTGCTCTACATCAGGGACTCCACATCTTGGTTTCTTCATCACTTCAAGAGTGTCAGAGTCCAGCACTCCGCTCACTTTGAGGCCAAAGaacttctgcatttctttaacTTTGTCCATCATTCCACCATGCCGTCTTCGGGCTGTAGGGCCTTGAGTGGATGTGAGGTTGTAGAAATGCTTGAGATATTTCTGCAGAGAGAAATTGAGAATCCATGAATACAACAAAAACAGACCTACTGTAGACCAGTCAGTGAATCCAATGAtgatactactactgctactaatactactactactactactaataataataataataataataataataataataataataataataataatgtatttttgtttacaactgtaagtcaccctggataagggcgtctgctaagaaataaataaataaataaataaataataataataataataataataataataataataataacatgcatttCCCCTCCACTGTAttgaaaaaaaggtttattaaaaAGCCATTGCCTCTGCAAAGTCCATATTGTCTTCTCCGGTGTCTGCTGTGAATATGGGGACTGCGTGGGCTGACAGAGCCAGAGCACTCAGCACTAAGAGCTTCATCCACATCATGTTCTTGTCTGGATTACCTGCTGCTGGAGATGAAGCCCCTTTGGGATCTGAGGCTCTTTTATAGCACTCTGACGCTGTGCTTCTTAAGCAATGCCATTAGTCATGAGCAGTAAGGAGGAAGTAAACACCCTCAGTTTCTCACTGGAGGTAAATACCTAATTGTGTAATGCAGGATGTGATAGCATAACTTAATTAAAAGAAGACTTTTTATATTGAAATCATTGGCAGAGTCTTTACATTCATTCAGTTGCAATGAGactttttgtattgaaatcaTTGGCAGAGGCTTTTCAGTCATTCAGTTGCAATGATGCAGTCAGAATGTGTGTTAATCAGCACAGCATCAATAGGgctttcatttgttttacatatttatttatttatttattgactgtGATAGGGATATCtctccatctatctatctatctctctctctctctctctatctctcgctatctctctgtctctctctctcaatctatctctctatctctatcaatctaaaacatttttgacagatatatatatagtatatatatttcTAGTAATTGTATGGGTATgtgtgtatgttattattattattattattattattattattattattattattattacttataaaGTATTTAAATTCAGTTAAAGCTGTAAAAATGAATAAAGCAGACAGGAAACAAGTAATAACCCATGCGTTATTGACTCCATGTGCTAAGAGAAAGTACAAAGCCATGTGTCATATTttatgttaattacatttttaaggtAATTAATAAACAATATAGTTTAATAAGCAGATGCATACAAATATCTGATTTGATTATGTTAGTAATGAATAATCTCTGGAACTCTATAAAAAGTGTTACTAACTTGTATTACAGTTAGTGAAACCTCATCTGCTGCTGAACTGCTATAACATTGCCACAAGAGGGCAGCACCACATTGACATGAACTGGATATGAAATCAGACTGTTAAAATGACTACAGATTTCATTGAAAAGCATGCTTTGTCTGCGTTCATTATATTTGACTTTGTTCATATGTAGTATGTAACAGTGGTATCGAAACCATAGGCACttatgtgtgaaaatgtttgaccACTTTGTGATTTAATTAGGCATCtaaaacaactttttaaaaatccattaacagtccaaagcacctttgactatTGTTCCACAGTCcaatgtctgtgttcttgtgcatattttagcctcttagtcttgttcccctttcttagccgaggtattcttactgtagcacatcctttaagtcctgatttcaggagtgacctttgtactgttgatttgatggacaacgacacctgtgccttctgccagttacTAGTGGAGTAAATTGTTGATTCTCATTGtgcatcagagtagaacaatGTAACATGTCTGAGACTTGCACATCCGTGTATTCATATTGGAAAACACCACTTTGCTCAACTTACATTTATTATGTTTCCAGTTCCAATTGTGAATGAAATGTTAACGAACTGTAGGGCTGGTCCTGTATTTGTACAAGTGTAGACCACAATGCCTAATCATTGAATCACTTCCTGCAATATGGACATGTGATGCAAAATGAGTGATGCAAGACATTGTGCTTGGATGGATTTGTGCTGAATATCACTGTTTATATGTGTAGTGATTGGGTCTGCTTTTACACCACTTGCTATACAGTGCTGTGTGCAGCAAAGGGAGTTTCAGGTTTCACAAGAGCTGCTGTTTTTGCAGAATTTATTAATTTATCATTTTACACATTGAATCTAAATATTTTTACACAAAACATATTACATTATGACACCATTAATTACAGGAACAGAGAttagaaattaaattaaactgtttcaatAAAATCTGCTAATTATTGGAAAATGTATGGCTAGCATTGTCTCAACTTTAATACAGGATTGAGGTTCACAACACAGAACATACcacattaataataacaatgaagaACAATAGACTGGCTCAGGATCACGAGAGACTGGCTCCGGATCACGAGAGACTGGCTCAGGATCACGAGAGACTGGCTCAGGATCACGAGAGACTGGCTCAGGATCACGAGAGACTGGCTCAGGATCAAGAGAGACTGGCTCAGGATCAAGGTTCACAACACAGAACATAccacagtaataataacaatgactAACAAGAGACTATCAGAACTCCCACACTGATGGTAGCTGCACAACACAGTTGTGCAACAAGGTGAAGTCATGCTTATATCACATGTATTTCAGCACGTTTACAGTACAGTCAGGAGCCATTGTCACATCCCAAGTCACTTCAAGTTGACTTTAGGACAAACACAtttaatacaatgcaatacaatgttactgtacatttttataatataatgtaatacaatgttacatacatttttataatatcaTGCAATACaattttactgtacatttttataatataatgcaatgcaatcttactgtatatttttataatacaatgcaatgcaatcttactgtacatttttatagggcCCCTATGTAGGCATCCtgctttacagaaaacacaaTTTATACAATGGCGATGTACAATAAAAACTGTGTGAATGGTCTGAGTAGCATGACATAAGATTTCagacatcttccatggccaccacattTCAACTGAGCATGCCtgggataaaaaataaattgctggctggtttcactgaccctGATAAGCACTACTCTTAGACtagctaatgttattttagataGCGTAATCCAAGATTAGCACTGACgagggtctgtgaaagcagctcCATGTGTAGAAAAGATTATAATGCATTGGTTTGTACTACAGCACCCAAAAACATCTTAAGACCGAGGCTTAAAGCCATCCCAGGAACCAGGACACGCTATAAGTATTGAGAGACACAAAACAATCTATCAGATTTGATAGGGTTACATCATCAAAGATGTGAATGTCTAGCTATGTACTAATTAAAGGAATTATTTCATCATTACTCGGCTGCAATGAAGATGTCTTGCTGTGTTATCTTAAAAGTATGTAAACATTTCCTGACTTCATTTTCTTGTCCTTATGTGAAATATTTGAGCGCAAGATTCTCAGAAGCAGTGATGCAAGACTGTTGGTGATTTTCACATAAGCAGAGCACTGCACACATTGCACGTTCATTATGATATTATCATAAGCAGAGCGCTGCACACGTTGCACGTTCATTATGATATTATCATAAGCAGAGCGCTGCACACGTTGCACGTTCATTATGATATTATCATAAGCAGAGCGCTGCACACGTTGCACGTTCATTATGATATTATCATAAGCAGAGCGCTGCACACGTTGCACGTTCATTATGATATTATCATAAGCAGAGCGCTGCACACGTTGCACGTTCATTATGATATTATCATAAGCAGAGCGCTGCACACGTTGCACGTTCATTATGATATTATTATAAGCAGAGCGCTGCACATGTTGCACGTTCATTATGATATTATCATAAGCAGAGCGCTGCACACGTTGCACATTCATTATGTTATTATCATAAGCAGAGCGCTGCACACGTTGCACGTTCATTATGATATTATCATAAGCAGAGCGCTGCACACGTTGCACATTCATTATGTTATTATCATAAGCAGAGCGCTGCACACGTTGCACgttcattatattattataagcAGAGCACTGactttaacattcatacatgCATGCAAATAAGgaaaaatacacattattattattattattattattattattattattattataacttatTTTGTTATCTCGATGTAAACTGACCttaaccctaagcctaaccctaaccaaacCTAACCCCAACCAAACCTAACATAACCCCAACCAAACCTAACCATAACCAAACCTAACCTCAatcaaacctaaccctaaccctaaacctaaccccaatcaaacctaaccccaaccccaaccaaaCCTAACCATAACCAAACCTAACCTCAatcaaacctaaccctaaccccaaccaaacctaaccctaaccgtaaaCCTAACCTCAatcaaacctaaccctaaccccaaccaaacctaaccctaaccgtaaaCCTAACCTTAACCAAAATATGGTATGAACCTGGTCAACCTGTGGGTCCTGCTAATGTAAACTAGCTGATTGAAATGAGTGTAAATATAGCGCTATTGAGACAGAGAGGAGTGAGTGTTACTATAGTGCTATTGAGAGAGGAGTGAGTGTTACTATAGTGCTATTGAGAGAGGAGTGAGTGTGTGTTACTATAGTGCTATTGAGAGAGGAGTGAGTGTTACTATAGCgctattgagagagagagagaggagtgagtgTTACTATAGTGGTATTGAGAGAGGTGAGTGGTACTATAGCGCTATTGAGAGAGGAGTGAGTGAGTGTTACTTTAGT
Encoded proteins:
- the LOC131737659 gene encoding collagenase 3-like, giving the protein MMWMKLLVLSALALSAHAVPIFTADTGEDNMDFAEKYLKHFYNLTSTQGPTARRRHGGMMDKVKEMQKFFGLKVSGVLDSDTLEVMKKPRCGVPDVEQYSTFPGGLKWPTNSLTYRIENYTPDMSHSDVNKAIEKAFQVWSKVTPLKFTRLTRGTADIRISFGARDHGDFYPFDGPEGTLAHAFAPAAGIGGDTHFDEDETFSVGSAGYNLFLVAAHEFGHALGLSHSQDPGALMYPIYSYTDTSNYALPRDDVRGIQSLYGSNPDKDLDQNPNTPPATPNACDPNLVLDAITSLRGETMYFKDRFFWRQIPQISQVEQYTISYFWPELPSNIDAAYESQHSDRVFLFKGTQYWALFGYDVDQGFPQSIYNLGFPKNVKRIDAALHNENTGKTFFFVGNQYYSYDDSTKKMDRGFPRLIEEDFPGIGGKVDAAIQIRGFMYLYNGPRVFEYRFSSKRLFRVMNSNYNLC